ACAAAGAATTAGTAGAGAAAAAACAAACTGAAAATATAGAAAAAATTCAAAAACTTAAAGAAACAAAATTAGCAATGGAAGCAGAAAAGAAAAATCTTCTTGCTAAACAATCTCAGTTTGATGAATTAAAGGCTTCGCTTGACTCAGAACAAGCAACTGCTGAGAAATCAAAATCTACTCTTAATAAACAGAAAGATTTAGATAAGGCAGCTAAAGATAAACAAATACACATTGCAACAGCACAACAAGCGAAAAAGAAAGAAATTGCAAATAAAAAAGTTGAAAATGTAAATCCAACAAAAGAAAGTCAAGAGAAAAAACAAGAAGTTCCAAAAGTAGTTAGTGAACCAAAGAAAACAAATGTGGAGCATACTAATACTAGTAATGATGAACAAAATAAACCAAAGGAACCTGTTCATAAACCAGAAAAAGATCCTAAAATTCCAACACCACATGATAATGATTCCTCAGATGCAACATTGCAAGCATTGAATGCATTACGTACATCTCATGGATTAAAGCCTGTAAGTTGGGATGGAGGATTAGCAGCTTCAGCGGCAGGAAGGGCTGCATTGGTTGAAGGATCAAATTGGACAATTCCTTCAGATCACTGGTCTAGAGGGGATGAGGTAATCGCAATGATGTTTGCACCGGGAGAATCTGTGATTATGGCTTGGTACAATGAAACCAATATGACAACGTCATCTGGAAGTGGACATCGTGATTGGGAAATGAATCCATCAATTACACGGGTTGGTTTTGGTTATAGTGGTAGTACAATTGTTGGACATTCGGCATAATTTATATTACTTATAATACAATACAGTCATTCTTTTGAAGAATGGCTGTTTTTTATCTAAATAACAGAATAATTTATCTATATTGATAATTTTTATCTAATATGGAATGAAAGTAGATTTCTCTAATAAAATCTATTTTTTTTCCATGATTTTTTAAAAGGATTGAGTTTGATGTGAATTTAATTTATATTGAAAGTGGTTACATAAAAAGGAGGGATTAAATGAAACCAATTGATACAAAAGCAATAACAATACAAGATCCATACATTCACAAGGCACAAGAAAATGTTATTCATTATTTATTGAGTTTAGATGTCCAAAAGTTTCTTTTTGAATTTTATAAAGTTGCAGGGATGAAACCATTAACTGAAAGTGGCTATCAAGGATGGGAACGAAGTGATCAAGTTAATTTTAGAGGTCATTTCTTTGGCCATTTTCTATCAGCTTTAGCATTATCTTATCAAGCTGAAAAACAACCTATTTTAAAGAAAAAAATCCATCAACAAATAAAGACAGCAATAACAGGATTAAAAGCTATTCAGAAAAATTATGCAAAACAACATCCAGAACATGCCGGTTATATTTCAGCATTTAAAGAAGTAGCTTTGGATGAGGTAGAGGGAAAACCGGTTGATCCAAAAGAGAAAGAAAATGTCTTAGTGCCATGGTATAACCTGCATAAAATTTTAGCTGGATTATTAGAAGTGAATATTTCTTTAAAAGAGGTAGATTCACAATTAAGTAAGGAAGCTTTATTTATCGCAAGTTGGTTTGGTGATTATATCTATAAACGTATGATGAACTTGACAGATAAAAATCAAATGTTAACTATTGAATATGGTGGTATGAATGATGCATTGTATTATTTATTTGAATTAACACAAAAAAAGGAACATGCAATTGCGGCAACTTATTTTGACGAAGATAACTTATTCAATCAGCTAGCTAATGATGAAAATGTATTGCCTGGTAAACATGCAAATACAACGATTCCTAAATTGATTGGTGCATTAAAACGCTATATGGTTTTTCAATCAGAAGATCTATCTGCATGGTTGTCAAATGAAGAAAAGGAACATTTAATGAGCTATTTCAAAGCAGCGGAAAACTTTTGGCAGATCGTTGTTGACAATCATACCTATTGTACAGGTGGAAATAGTCAAAGCGAACATTTCCATGGACCAAATGAACTTTTTTACGATTCGGAAATTCGTCAAGGTGATTGCACATGTGAGACTTGCAATACACATAATATGTTAAAATTGACAAGAAAACTTTATGAATGTACGAAAGATCCTAAATATCTGGATTATTATGAAACAACCTATATTAATGCTATTCTGGCTTCACAAAATTCTAAAACAGGGATGATGATGTACTTTCAACCGATGGGAGCAGGTTATAATAAAGTATATAATCGGCCTTATGATGAATTCTGGTGTTGCTCTGGTACCGGGATTGAAAGTTTTTCTAAGCTAGCTGACACCTATTATTTTAAAGAAAATAATCGCTTATTTGTAAATTTATATTTTTCCAATACTTTAAAATTGAAAGAGAATAATTTAAAAATTATTCAGAAAACTGATCGTAAAAATGGAAATGTAACTATTGATTTGAAGACATTAACAGATAAAAATATTATTCAGCCACTTCAATTAGCATTACGATTACCAAACTGGGCGAAGCAAGTAACGATTAAAAAAGGTAAAAAACTATTAAACTATAAATCACATTTAGGATTTGCCTATTTATCAGGATTAGTTACAGCAAATGATCAAATTATATTAGAAATGGAACAAGAACTTCAGTTACTAGATACTCCTGACAATACAAATTATATTGCTTTCAAATATGGACCCTATATATTAGCAGGAGAACTAGGGACAGACCGATTAGAAGAAGATAATCCAAATGGTATTTTAGTACGTGTTGGGACAAAACATCCTTTATTAGCGGATACGTTAACCGTAGCAGATGATGAAGAATGGCGAAATAATTATAAATCATATCTAAAACCAATCGAAAGACCAAATAAATTGATTGCTTTTTCTATTGAAAATACTAATGAACAGCTTACCTTTTCACCTTATTATGAGTTACACGATCAGCGATATGGAATTTATTTTAAACTACAAAAACAGGATTCAAAAGAAATGCAGACAGCAATTAAAGAAAAGAAAAGAATTATAAGAGAAAACGATCAGTTGCTTGATGAATTGCATAACTTTGATGGAAATAATAGTGAATATGGGAAAAAATTAGCTTATCAACGGTCAAGCACTGGGAATTTTTTAGGGAGACGTTATCGAATCGCTCAAAAAGAAGGTTGGTTTAGTTATGAATTTTCTGCTAAAAGTTTTGGAAAAATTTATCTTGAAATCACTTTTCATAGTCAGGATGTTGGAAAAGAATGTTTGCTCATTTTGAATAACAATAAAAATGAACGTCAATTACTTTCAGTTGAAGACTTTGCTGAAGAGGGATTTATTACTAAAACCTTGTTAGTTTCTGAGGATCAAATTATTGAAGGTAAATTAAATTTAATGATTAAAGCAACGATGGCAGAAACACCACCTATTTTCTCAATTAGACTTTTAAAAAATGTCACTTATAGTGAAAATGCTTACTTAGAAACTGTTAAGGTTACTAATGGACAGTTATTAAGCTTTGCTGATCATCAGATTGAAATTAAAATGACTCCAGAAACAGTTGTATCTTTTACCTTACCAAATAACGGTGGCTTAGTTTACCTAAACGATGTTCTAATATATGAAGGCATACCAAGAAAGATAGCTAGAGGAGACCACAAACTCACGGTTTTTGCTGAAGACCATCTTCATCAAAAAGATTACTCACTCTCTATCATTGAATAAATAAAGGAGTTAGACAACGAAGCAATTAAATCAAGAAAAAAATGACTTACCTGTACAAACAGAACGGGGGGTTATGATAGATATCGGTAGAAAGTTTTATACGATTGAAATGTTGCAGGCGTTAATTGATTATATGGAAACTTTAAAAATGAATGTTCTACAATTACATTTTTCGGAGAATGAAGGATTTCGATTAGAATGTCAAACTATGCCAGAATTGACTTCAAAGGAATACCTAACAAAGAAAGATATTACTAGCTTAATTCATTATGCTGATGTTCGAAATATTATGATCATTCCTGAATTTGATAGTCCAGGCCATTTAAAAAGGTTGCTGACATTACATCCAGAATTCCAAATGAGTACTTTTGCTCACAATAAAGGATATTTAGATGATCCACTATTTGATATTACAAATCCACAGGCAGTAAGATTAATCAAAGAAATTATTCAGGAGTACATTGAACTGTTTTCTACTACACATTATTTTCATTTGGGTGCAGATGAATATCTGAATTTTAACGAATTAGCAAATTATCCACTCCTACAAGCAAATGCTCAAAAAAAATATAAGAATAAAGAATTAGGTTATGATTTATTTATTGATTATATAAATGAACTAGCAGATAAGGTAGAAGAAAACGGTTTGATCGCTAGGGTTTGGAATGATGGTTTTTATAAAACAGATGAATTATCAAAAAATAAATTAAAATCAACGATCCAAATTACCTACTGGACACATTATCAAAAGCAAATGGCGACTGTTCAAACGTTTATTGAAAAAGGACATAAAATTTTGAATTTTAATGACAATTTTTTCTATTTTGTTTTGGGAGAAGAAGCCGGTTATAAATATTCAACTGGCGAGAAAATCAAAGAAAACTGGACAATAAATGTGTTCTCAGGAAACCAACAACTTTCTAAAAGAGACATGCGGCAAGTTATAGGCACCTATTTTGCAATTTGGAGTGACAATTCAGATGCATTAACCGAGACAGAAGTATTAACACGTATTAAAGAGCCTTTAAAAGAACAACAAAAAAAGATTTGGCAGTATTAAATAGGATAAAAAATAAACAAGGTATTGAAGTGAAAGAATAGGCAGAAAAAGTTTATTTATTTACGTGAATACTTTGTTTTATTTTTGTATGTTCAAACAAATTAATAAAAAAATAATTACATAAGAACAAGTAAGACTATTTTCTTTCAATAAGCTATTTCCATTTTTATTAAGTAAAATTGTTATTGAACATGACAATTTATTTGATGAGATTCCAAAATTTCTTTAAAATAATTTAATTCTTCTGTGTGTAATTGAGGTATATTTTTAAATAGGTAGTTACGATTTAGATGGCTATATTT
The genomic region above belongs to Melissococcus plutonius ATCC 35311 and contains:
- a CDS encoding CAP domain-containing protein, coding for MKKRVLMSCLLVGIIIFSTTTIPAIALAENVDKKIEQKENEISKIKNKKASLVSETATLEASISSIFDKGLKLKKQQSDLELKSKQLNQEINLLNERIKKRSIAIKDQARDVQVNGQSTTFIDAVINAESVYDAIGRVQAISTIMGANNKLITQQKTDKELVEKKQTENIEKIQKLKETKLAMEAEKKNLLAKQSQFDELKASLDSEQATAEKSKSTLNKQKDLDKAAKDKQIHIATAQQAKKKEIANKKVENVNPTKESQEKKQEVPKVVSEPKKTNVEHTNTSNDEQNKPKEPVHKPEKDPKIPTPHDNDSSDATLQALNALRTSHGLKPVSWDGGLAASAAGRAALVEGSNWTIPSDHWSRGDEVIAMMFAPGESVIMAWYNETNMTTSSGSGHRDWEMNPSITRVGFGYSGSTIVGHSA
- a CDS encoding beta-L-arabinofuranosidase domain-containing protein gives rise to the protein MKPIDTKAITIQDPYIHKAQENVIHYLLSLDVQKFLFEFYKVAGMKPLTESGYQGWERSDQVNFRGHFFGHFLSALALSYQAEKQPILKKKIHQQIKTAITGLKAIQKNYAKQHPEHAGYISAFKEVALDEVEGKPVDPKEKENVLVPWYNLHKILAGLLEVNISLKEVDSQLSKEALFIASWFGDYIYKRMMNLTDKNQMLTIEYGGMNDALYYLFELTQKKEHAIAATYFDEDNLFNQLANDENVLPGKHANTTIPKLIGALKRYMVFQSEDLSAWLSNEEKEHLMSYFKAAENFWQIVVDNHTYCTGGNSQSEHFHGPNELFYDSEIRQGDCTCETCNTHNMLKLTRKLYECTKDPKYLDYYETTYINAILASQNSKTGMMMYFQPMGAGYNKVYNRPYDEFWCCSGTGIESFSKLADTYYFKENNRLFVNLYFSNTLKLKENNLKIIQKTDRKNGNVTIDLKTLTDKNIIQPLQLALRLPNWAKQVTIKKGKKLLNYKSHLGFAYLSGLVTANDQIILEMEQELQLLDTPDNTNYIAFKYGPYILAGELGTDRLEEDNPNGILVRVGTKHPLLADTLTVADDEEWRNNYKSYLKPIERPNKLIAFSIENTNEQLTFSPYYELHDQRYGIYFKLQKQDSKEMQTAIKEKKRIIRENDQLLDELHNFDGNNSEYGKKLAYQRSSTGNFLGRRYRIAQKEGWFSYEFSAKSFGKIYLEITFHSQDVGKECLLILNNNKNERQLLSVEDFAEEGFITKTLLVSEDQIIEGKLNLMIKATMAETPPIFSIRLLKNVTYSENAYLETVKVTNGQLLSFADHQIEIKMTPETVVSFTLPNNGGLVYLNDVLIYEGIPRKIARGDHKLTVFAEDHLHQKDYSLSIIE
- a CDS encoding family 20 glycosylhydrolase; translation: MIDIGRKFYTIEMLQALIDYMETLKMNVLQLHFSENEGFRLECQTMPELTSKEYLTKKDITSLIHYADVRNIMIIPEFDSPGHLKRLLTLHPEFQMSTFAHNKGYLDDPLFDITNPQAVRLIKEIIQEYIELFSTTHYFHLGADEYLNFNELANYPLLQANAQKKYKNKELGYDLFIDYINELADKVEENGLIARVWNDGFYKTDELSKNKLKSTIQITYWTHYQKQMATVQTFIEKGHKILNFNDNFFYFVLGEEAGYKYSTGEKIKENWTINVFSGNQQLSKRDMRQVIGTYFAIWSDNSDALTETEVLTRIKEPLKEQQKKIWQY